A genomic window from Silene latifolia isolate original U9 population chromosome Y, ASM4854445v1, whole genome shotgun sequence includes:
- the LOC141628666 gene encoding dynamin-related protein 4C-like has translation MEYIIPEASIILNVLFATVDFTTCESIVLSQSVDSTGQRTLAMVTKADRATDDLLKKVANNEVGIGLGYVCVRNRIGQESYEEARMEEERLFETHPSLSKIDKSIVGIPVLAHKLVQIQANIIFKCLPQMLVTSTKCLSIFRPFLRQSPKECI, from the coding sequence ATGGAATACATCATTCCAGAGGCGAGTATTATACTGAATGTGTTATTTGCTACTGTCGATTTTACGACTTGTGAATCAATAGTGTTGTCCCAAAGTGTGGATAGTACTGGTCAGCGGACCCTGGCTATGGTTACAAAAGCGGACCGTGCTACTGATGATCTTTTGAAGAAAGTGGCCAATAATGAAGTCGGTATTGGGTTGGGGTATGTCTGTGTTAGAAACAGGATTGGCCAGGAGAGCTATGAGGAAGCCAGAATGGAGGAAGAGAGGCTTTTTGAAACTCACCCGTCGCTTTCTAAAATCGACAAGTCAATAGTTGGGATACCGGTGTTGGCGCATAAGCTTGTTCAAATCCAGGCCAACATTATATTCAAGTGTTTGCCACAAATGTTGGTGACCTCAACAAAATGCCTCAGCATATTTCGTCCGTTCCTGAGGCAATCGCCTAAGGAGTGTATCTAA